One region of Macadamia integrifolia cultivar HAES 741 chromosome 11, SCU_Mint_v3, whole genome shotgun sequence genomic DNA includes:
- the LOC122093521 gene encoding WAT1-related protein At1g68170-like isoform X3, giving the protein MVDLTRAFGSGSPTSPVPHASNYALGLLLAVGCCLTYALWLITETKMSQSYPCFYSMTTLICFMASIQSVIYAFCMERKSEEWKLGWNIRLWTVAYSGLVAMGLMFTLIAWVVSVKGPLFVSIFSTVSLVLVAIMASLILDEKLHVGS; this is encoded by the exons ATGGTTGACCTTACTCGTGCGTTTGGGAGTGGATCCCCAACATCACCAGTACCTCATGCTAGTAATTATGCACTGGGCTTGCTATTGGCCGTTGGATGTTGTTTAACTTATGCACTATGGTTGATTACTGAG ACTAAGATGAGCCAGAGTTATCCATGCTTCTACTCAATGACAACTTTGATATGTTTTATGGCATCAATACAAAGTGTCATTTATGCTTTTTGTATGGAGAGGAAGTCGGAGGAGTGGAAGCTTGGATGGAATATTAGGCTTTGGACAGTGGCTTACTCG GGACTGGTGGCAATGGGGCTGATGTTTACGCTCATAGCATGGGTGGTAAGTGTAAAGGGTCCATTGTTCGTATCAATTTTCAGCACTGTTTCACTTGTGTTGGTGGCGATTATGGCCTCCTTAATTCTTGATGAGAAGTTACATGTCGGAAG TTAA
- the LOC122093521 gene encoding WAT1-related protein At1g68170-like isoform X2 → MVDLTRAFGSGSPTSPVPHASNYALGLLLAVGCCLTYALWLITETKMSQSYPCFYSMTTLICFMASIQSVIYAFCMERKSEEWKLGWNIRLWTVAYSGLVAMGLMFTLIAWVVSVKGPLFVSIFSTVSLVLVAIMASLILDEKLHVGRYTWLLVSATFFMA, encoded by the exons ATGGTTGACCTTACTCGTGCGTTTGGGAGTGGATCCCCAACATCACCAGTACCTCATGCTAGTAATTATGCACTGGGCTTGCTATTGGCCGTTGGATGTTGTTTAACTTATGCACTATGGTTGATTACTGAG ACTAAGATGAGCCAGAGTTATCCATGCTTCTACTCAATGACAACTTTGATATGTTTTATGGCATCAATACAAAGTGTCATTTATGCTTTTTGTATGGAGAGGAAGTCGGAGGAGTGGAAGCTTGGATGGAATATTAGGCTTTGGACAGTGGCTTACTCG GGACTGGTGGCAATGGGGCTGATGTTTACGCTCATAGCATGGGTGGTAAGTGTAAAGGGTCCATTGTTCGTATCAATTTTCAGCACTGTTTCACTTGTGTTGGTGGCGATTATGGCCTCCTTAATTCTTGATGAGAAGTTACATGTCGGAAG ATACACATGGCTGCTGGTCTCTGCTACTTTCTTCATGGCCTGA
- the LOC122093521 gene encoding WAT1-related protein At1g68170-like isoform X1 codes for MVDLTRAFGSGSPTSPVPHASNYALGLLLAVGCCLTYALWLITETKMSQSYPCFYSMTTLICFMASIQSVIYAFCMERKSEEWKLGWNIRLWTVAYSGLVAMGLMFTLIAWVVSVKGPLFVSIFSTVSLVLVAIMASLILDEKLHVGSLVGAALVVVGLYVVLWGKGKEMKRMSQICTESKHFGVAVTSVPSSSAEYC; via the exons ATGGTTGACCTTACTCGTGCGTTTGGGAGTGGATCCCCAACATCACCAGTACCTCATGCTAGTAATTATGCACTGGGCTTGCTATTGGCCGTTGGATGTTGTTTAACTTATGCACTATGGTTGATTACTGAG ACTAAGATGAGCCAGAGTTATCCATGCTTCTACTCAATGACAACTTTGATATGTTTTATGGCATCAATACAAAGTGTCATTTATGCTTTTTGTATGGAGAGGAAGTCGGAGGAGTGGAAGCTTGGATGGAATATTAGGCTTTGGACAGTGGCTTACTCG GGACTGGTGGCAATGGGGCTGATGTTTACGCTCATAGCATGGGTGGTAAGTGTAAAGGGTCCATTGTTCGTATCAATTTTCAGCACTGTTTCACTTGTGTTGGTGGCGATTATGGCCTCCTTAATTCTTGATGAGAAGTTACATGTCGGAAG CTTAGTAGGGGCTGCGTTGGTAGTTGTGGGATTGTATGTGGTGCTATGGGGGAAGGGAAAGGAGATGAAGAGAATGTCTCAGATTTGTACAGAATCAAAGCATTTCGGGGTGGCTGTCACTTCCGTACCGTCTTCTTCAGCTGAGTACTGTTGA